The following coding sequences lie in one Euhalothece natronophila Z-M001 genomic window:
- the hepA gene encoding heterocyst formation ABC transporter subunit HepA produces the protein MILKAKIITSRLGNFSRRWILATHFWQENFLILREFKYFPKIAFGAIALTLLSAFFEGATVGLIASFLQGLTSPNEPPIETGIRWLDVWVLATTASAQVRIYRLGALILLAVWLRSLLNYFGQFYSQLSQLYLADSIRKRLFNQLQDLSLSYYAKTRSGELINSITSEVDQLQHAFGVISHLMTRGSTLIAYIISMFWLSWQLTIIALMLFALLSVGLSNLIARVREASFALPKAKGNLTSVIIEFINGIRTIRASANQGFEERRFYQASQEVIKVHYPLFLVSNSIKPLAEAISSSILVGMVVVAFNILIVDGDLRAASLLTFMFVLFRMMPLVSEVNNSRGALSQFQGSIDNIKQLLKSTNKSDQKNGYLQFKGLQQGIEFIGVEFGYTKTEPVLRNINLLIPKGKTTALVGASGAGKTTLADLIPRFYDPLQGQILIDGVDLQDFEINSLRRQMSVVSQDTFLFNKTIRYNIAYGVNEIDDGAIWEVARLANATQFIQELPQQLDTLLGDRGIRLSGGQRQRIAIARALLRDPEILILDEATSALDSITEKLIQESLEKLSTGRTVITIAHRLSTIKHADQVVVLEQGQIVEQGNYEELLQRQGKLWSYHQVQSFG, from the coding sequence TTGATATTAAAAGCAAAGATCATTACTTCTCGCTTGGGTAATTTCTCTCGTCGTTGGATTCTGGCTACTCACTTTTGGCAAGAAAACTTTTTAATCCTGCGAGAATTTAAGTATTTTCCCAAAATTGCTTTCGGCGCGATCGCGCTGACATTATTGAGTGCTTTTTTTGAGGGAGCCACTGTGGGGTTAATTGCCTCTTTTTTACAGGGATTAACTAGCCCTAATGAGCCCCCAATTGAAACAGGTATTCGCTGGCTTGATGTCTGGGTTCTAGCCACTACTGCTTCTGCCCAAGTGAGAATTTACCGTTTAGGGGCTTTAATTTTACTGGCAGTTTGGTTACGCTCCCTTCTCAACTATTTTGGACAATTTTATTCCCAGCTTTCTCAACTCTATTTAGCTGATAGTATTCGCAAACGTCTATTTAATCAGCTACAAGACCTTAGCTTAAGCTACTATGCCAAAACGCGATCTGGAGAATTAATTAATAGTATTACCAGTGAAGTAGATCAACTTCAGCATGCTTTTGGTGTGATTTCACATTTAATGACTCGGGGGTCAACCTTAATTGCCTATATTATTTCTATGTTTTGGCTTTCTTGGCAATTAACCATTATTGCCCTGATGCTATTTGCCTTACTCTCAGTGGGACTTTCTAACTTAATTGCTAGAGTTCGAGAAGCAAGTTTTGCTTTACCTAAAGCTAAGGGTAACTTAACTTCAGTGATCATAGAATTTATTAATGGGATTCGTACCATTAGGGCTTCTGCTAATCAAGGGTTTGAAGAGCGACGCTTTTACCAAGCGAGCCAAGAAGTTATTAAGGTACATTATCCCCTGTTTTTGGTATCTAATTCGATTAAACCCCTAGCTGAGGCGATCTCAAGCTCCATTTTAGTAGGCATGGTAGTGGTTGCCTTTAACATACTTATTGTTGATGGTGACTTACGAGCTGCTTCTTTGTTAACCTTTATGTTTGTGCTTTTTCGGATGATGCCGTTAGTCTCAGAGGTTAACAACTCACGGGGAGCTTTAAGCCAATTTCAAGGATCTATTGACAACATTAAACAGCTACTAAAAAGTACCAATAAAAGTGATCAAAAAAATGGCTACCTTCAATTTAAAGGGCTTCAACAAGGTATTGAATTTATTGGTGTCGAGTTTGGTTATACCAAAACAGAACCCGTTTTACGTAATATTAATCTCTTGATTCCAAAAGGGAAAACGACTGCTTTAGTTGGCGCATCTGGTGCGGGAAAAACAACCCTTGCTGATTTAATTCCGCGTTTTTACGATCCTCTACAAGGTCAGATTTTGATTGATGGCGTGGATTTACAAGACTTTGAGATCAATTCTCTTCGCCGTCAGATGTCGGTGGTTAGTCAGGATACTTTTCTTTTTAATAAGACCATCCGATATAACATTGCTTATGGCGTGAATGAGATTGACGATGGTGCCATTTGGGAAGTAGCAAGATTGGCAAATGCTACCCAGTTTATTCAAGAACTTCCTCAACAACTAGATACCTTATTAGGCGATCGCGGCATACGACTTTCTGGGGGACAACGACAACGGATTGCCATTGCTCGGGCTTTGCTTCGAGACCCTGAAATTCTAATTTTAGATGAAGCCACCAGCGCTTTAGATTCGATTACTGAAAAACTCATTCAAGAGTCTTTAGAAAAACTTTCCACTGGTCGCACGGTAATTACAATTGCTCATCGGCTTTCTACAATTAAGCACGCGGATCAAGTTGTGGTGCTTGAACAAGGGCAAATTGTGGAACAGGGAAATTATGAAGAGTTGCTACAAAGGCAAGGCAAGCTTTGGTCTTATCATCAAGTACAGTCCTTTGGTTAA
- a CDS encoding glycosyltransferase, whose protein sequence is MKIAVISKANRNGGGASQVAEDLAIWLNKAGYPTDHFIAVFDQQSHSFQKSLYGKGLRRKLCQLSHRTTKKFGLWEILPAEYWLTLNHIIDQYDIIHFHDLYKHISPLTLALTSQRKPTFFTVHDCSAFTGGCLYPQGCEKFASQCYQCPQLPQKTWKNRLRDHSKEIHKIKRWLARQAKIQYIFPSAWIAQQASLSLSFKIPPVIIPNSIDLDPFLHTTKREAQIALDIPEHRKVVVISAHYLADPRKGAKYAIAALQSCRHFSPLVLIVGHCDDELRASLKGLEIKEIGYIENSKEIAQTYLAADIMLFCSLEEVFGLTVLEAMAASCVIVGFSTGGVPEIIKTGRNGILVETANQESLNQALHQALTCSNLESMAEQARKDVENKFAPNIFLRRHLEIYRMALNNY, encoded by the coding sequence ATGAAAATAGCAGTAATCAGTAAAGCAAATCGCAATGGAGGCGGGGCAAGCCAAGTTGCTGAAGATTTGGCAATCTGGCTCAATAAAGCTGGCTATCCAACAGACCACTTTATTGCCGTTTTTGATCAGCAATCTCACTCTTTTCAAAAAAGCCTGTATGGAAAAGGCCTTAGACGCAAACTATGTCAATTAAGTCATAGGACTACCAAGAAGTTTGGACTTTGGGAAATCTTACCGGCTGAATACTGGTTAACCCTTAACCATATTATTGATCAGTACGATATCATTCATTTTCATGATTTATATAAACACATTTCTCCTCTTACTTTAGCCCTAACTTCTCAACGCAAGCCTACTTTTTTTACAGTACACGACTGTTCAGCTTTTACAGGAGGTTGCTTATATCCCCAAGGTTGTGAAAAATTTGCTAGCCAGTGTTATCAATGTCCTCAGTTACCCCAAAAGACGTGGAAAAATCGGTTGCGCGATCACTCCAAAGAAATCCATAAAATCAAGCGATGGCTAGCTCGACAAGCTAAAATCCAATATATATTTCCCAGTGCTTGGATAGCTCAACAGGCTAGTCTATCTTTATCGTTTAAAATTCCACCTGTCATTATCCCTAATAGTATTGATTTAGATCCCTTTTTACATACCACCAAACGAGAAGCCCAAATTGCTCTAGATATTCCTGAACATCGAAAGGTGGTCGTAATTTCAGCACATTACTTAGCAGATCCTCGTAAAGGAGCCAAATATGCTATAGCCGCGTTACAAAGCTGTCGACACTTTTCTCCCCTAGTGTTAATAGTTGGTCATTGTGATGATGAGCTAAGAGCCTCCTTAAAAGGGCTAGAAATTAAAGAAATAGGCTATATTGAAAACTCCAAGGAAATTGCCCAAACTTATCTCGCTGCAGATATTATGCTCTTTTGCTCTCTAGAAGAGGTTTTTGGTCTCACAGTTCTAGAAGCAATGGCTGCCTCTTGTGTGATTGTTGGTTTTTCCACTGGTGGTGTACCAGAAATTATTAAAACTGGGCGTAATGGTATTTTGGTAGAAACAGCTAATCAAGAATCTTTAAATCAAGCGCTTCATCAGGCTCTTACTTGTTCTAATTTAGAAAGCATGGCCGAACAAGCGCGAAAAGATGTTGAAAATAAATTTGCACCTAATATTTTCCTAAGAAGGCATTTAGAAATTTATAGAATGGCTCTTAATAATTACTAA
- the hepC gene encoding heterocyst development glycosyltransferase HepC gives MVVTVPTNPSEATFDQKNGELAWGCCYLRWRGKQLWVKSAREENLMLPALSNETWLRNCLQCSAVKKIYLDANLGKRAILIWAAIARSTKKEVWIRIPSTKQKNQPHFGVNRAFNWLLAVNLFFLMAPCLLLLIILLKVFTGNFGLTQQWCVNERGLLFQKATLSTGRKGLDFWLEKTGLANLPQFWNVIKGDMKLMGSCPNSLEEALT, from the coding sequence ATGGTTGTCACCGTACCGACAAATCCTTCTGAGGCAACTTTCGATCAAAAGAATGGGGAATTAGCTTGGGGTTGTTGTTATTTACGATGGCGAGGGAAACAGCTTTGGGTCAAATCAGCAAGAGAAGAGAATTTAATGTTACCAGCATTGAGTAATGAGACTTGGTTGCGTAACTGTTTGCAATGTTCTGCAGTTAAGAAAATTTATTTAGATGCTAACTTAGGAAAAAGGGCAATTTTAATCTGGGCGGCGATCGCGCGATCAACTAAGAAGGAAGTCTGGATACGCATTCCTTCTACTAAGCAAAAAAATCAACCTCATTTCGGAGTCAATCGGGCTTTTAATTGGTTATTGGCTGTGAATTTATTTTTCTTAATGGCTCCTTGTTTATTACTACTCATAATCTTGTTGAAAGTATTTACTGGTAATTTTGGGTTAACCCAACAATGGTGTGTCAATGAGAGAGGGCTGTTATTTCAAAAAGCAACTCTTTCTACTGGCAGAAAAGGATTAGATTTCTGGTTAGAAAAAACTGGTTTAGCTAATTTGCCACAATTTTGGAATGTCATTAAAGGAGACATGAAATTAATGGGAAGTTGTCCCAATTCTTTAGAGGAGGCGTTAACTTGA
- a CDS encoding glycosyltransferase family 4 protein: protein MKILLTIHHHLDPNTGAPGATLQLGQEYQKLGHQVFYYSFDHLPHYLSGKIKSVIFPYFLAHYLSKLSTPIDIIDASTGDAWFWGKVSSYQHNNHPLLVTRSHGLEHTVHHAFLKEVQTGRQHSSWKYRFYHGGFRLWEVANSLRGADLVFLLNHDDLEYAVTNLSIKREKTHIVTNGISESFLGLKFETSPLSSPSKISIVQVGSYIPRKGINYGVPALNTILKRYPQVQVSFLGTGCSPAQVHQDFDEAVRDRVQVIPHYSNDTLPTLLQGHQIKLLPSLSEGLGLVLLEAMACGLTPIATNVSGPKEIIRDGENGLLVPPYDSHAIINAIKQLITDSSYLKQLRDNAYATAQNYSWSRIAHHSITLYKQGLAKKQKIYNSNNYNT from the coding sequence ATGAAAATATTACTGACGATTCATCACCATCTAGATCCCAATACTGGTGCTCCTGGTGCTACCCTCCAGCTTGGTCAAGAATATCAAAAACTTGGACATCAAGTATTTTACTATTCTTTTGATCACTTACCTCATTATTTATCAGGAAAAATTAAATCAGTTATTTTTCCTTATTTTTTAGCTCACTATTTATCCAAATTATCAACTCCCATTGATATTATTGATGCTTCAACTGGCGATGCTTGGTTCTGGGGAAAAGTAAGTTCCTATCAACACAATAATCATCCCCTTTTAGTTACCCGAAGTCATGGTTTGGAACATACTGTTCATCATGCTTTCCTCAAAGAAGTGCAGACAGGAAGGCAACATTCAAGTTGGAAATATAGGTTCTATCATGGAGGATTTCGACTTTGGGAAGTAGCCAATTCCTTACGAGGAGCAGATTTAGTTTTTCTATTAAATCACGACGATTTAGAATATGCTGTGACAAATTTAAGTATTAAACGAGAAAAAACTCATATTGTGACAAATGGAATCTCAGAATCTTTTTTAGGCTTAAAGTTTGAGACAAGCCCGCTATCTTCTCCGTCAAAAATTAGTATTGTTCAAGTAGGAAGTTATATCCCTCGCAAAGGAATTAATTATGGTGTTCCCGCTTTAAATACAATTTTGAAACGCTATCCTCAAGTTCAGGTAAGTTTTCTTGGCACAGGCTGTTCTCCAGCACAGGTTCATCAAGATTTTGATGAGGCAGTGCGCGATCGGGTTCAGGTTATTCCTCACTATTCTAATGATACGTTACCCACTCTGCTACAAGGACATCAAATTAAATTGTTACCGTCTCTTTCTGAAGGATTAGGTTTAGTATTACTTGAGGCAATGGCTTGTGGTTTAACTCCCATTGCAACTAATGTTTCTGGACCGAAAGAAATTATTAGAGATGGAGAAAATGGTTTATTAGTTCCTCCCTATGATAGTCACGCAATTATCAACGCGATCAAGCAACTAATTACAGATTCTTCTTACTTAAAACAACTACGGGATAATGCTTATGCTACAGCACAAAACTATAGTTGGTCTCGTATTGCTCATCATAGTATTACCTTATACAAGCAAGGCTTGGCTAAAAAACAAAAAATATATAACTCAAATAATTATAACACCTGA
- a CDS encoding glycosyltransferase family 17 protein — protein MKNMSKVWDCFLFNCELELLSFRLNELSQCVDFFVLVEATTTFRGEPKPLYYAQNKSSYQEFQNQIIHVVVDDMPTETDSPWAREKYQHAAILKGLVDIKPDDLVIVGDLDEIPKCGVIKELSSNLSQPTRLLLNHSIYFANWQLPRQWDDGPMACRGNQLQDKHMAFILGQPEATWNERTDLVFPNAGWHLSYLGGVNSIKKKFSEICHTELDNSKNRNTKYLENCILFGVDYTGKYLLNILKESELDPMLERLKIQFPEAFSFPKNHYFFLSVVYRSYVHLRYLSLLPNFLVKVIDDYPILFCIFLSFPIVICDFSYRTLLKYRLRFRLKQLLNLLIVINKDKSYKS, from the coding sequence GTGAAAAATATGTCTAAAGTATGGGATTGTTTCCTTTTTAACTGTGAACTAGAGTTGTTATCTTTTCGGCTCAATGAGTTGAGTCAATGCGTTGACTTTTTCGTTTTAGTAGAAGCAACAACAACTTTTCGTGGAGAACCAAAGCCTTTATACTATGCCCAGAATAAATCGAGTTATCAAGAATTTCAAAACCAGATCATTCATGTGGTTGTCGATGATATGCCCACTGAAACAGATTCTCCTTGGGCTAGAGAAAAATATCAACATGCTGCCATTCTCAAAGGCTTAGTTGATATTAAACCTGATGACTTAGTTATTGTAGGAGATTTAGATGAAATTCCTAAATGTGGTGTCATTAAAGAGCTTTCATCAAACCTTTCTCAGCCCACAAGGCTCCTGTTAAACCATTCAATTTATTTTGCAAATTGGCAACTGCCAAGGCAATGGGATGATGGACCAATGGCTTGCCGAGGTAATCAACTACAAGATAAACATATGGCTTTCATTTTAGGGCAACCAGAAGCAACATGGAATGAACGAACTGACCTTGTATTTCCCAACGCTGGCTGGCATCTTTCCTATTTAGGGGGAGTCAACAGCATTAAAAAGAAATTTAGTGAAATTTGTCATACAGAGTTGGATAATTCCAAAAATCGAAATACCAAATATTTAGAAAATTGCATTTTATTTGGGGTAGATTATACAGGAAAATACCTTTTGAATATCTTAAAAGAAAGTGAACTTGATCCAATGCTTGAACGTTTAAAGATTCAATTTCCTGAGGCTTTTTCATTTCCAAAAAATCATTATTTTTTCCTGTCAGTTGTGTATCGAAGCTACGTCCATCTTCGCTATTTAAGTCTTTTACCCAATTTTTTGGTAAAAGTAATTGATGATTACCCTATATTATTTTGTATTTTCTTATCTTTTCCAATTGTCATTTGTGACTTTAGTTATCGCACTTTATTAAAATACCGATTGCGTTTTAGACTTAAACAATTGCTTAATTTGTTAATAGTAATTAACAAAGATAAATCATATAAATCTTAG
- a CDS encoding glycosyltransferase translates to MCRYFPQADIFTSVYDPKQTISLNERKIYTTFLQTVPFSKRYFRLFAPLYFPAFRSLDLRQYDLIISSTSSFAKAVKKREDAIHVCFCHNVTRFIWNTQFYLQEYHNYRSFAPLLNSIFNTLKQQDFRYAQEPNIYIANSTTVAKRIQNIYKRDALVVNYPVDTNNFIFSDQKEPYYLVSSRLISYKRIDIIVETFNWLGWPLLIIGDGPERAYLEKKALDNIKFLGFVNDELRKFFMSKAQGVIVAALEDYGLVPIEANLSGTPVIAYGAGGILDTQIHEYTGLLFKQQTPDALYKALCQAASHSWDYQNIREHALSNFSEKVFFEKIMKILEAQMNLNEKLKLNLNQIKLV, encoded by the coding sequence TTGTGTCGATACTTTCCCCAAGCGGATATTTTTACCTCTGTTTATGACCCAAAGCAGACAATTTCTTTAAATGAGCGAAAGATTTACACAACGTTTTTACAAACTGTCCCCTTTTCTAAGCGATATTTTCGTTTATTTGCTCCTTTATATTTTCCTGCTTTTAGAAGCCTTGATTTAAGGCAATATGACTTAATTATTAGTAGCACTTCGAGTTTCGCCAAGGCAGTAAAAAAAAGAGAAGATGCAATTCATGTTTGCTTTTGTCACAATGTAACTCGCTTTATTTGGAATACACAATTTTATTTGCAAGAGTATCACAATTACCGTTCTTTTGCTCCCCTTTTAAATTCAATTTTTAACACTCTTAAACAACAAGACTTTCGCTATGCACAAGAACCGAATATTTATATTGCCAATTCAACGACTGTGGCTAAACGTATTCAAAATATTTACAAGCGCGATGCATTGGTTGTTAATTATCCAGTTGATACCAATAACTTTATATTTTCTGATCAAAAAGAACCATACTATTTAGTCTCTTCTCGATTAATTAGTTATAAACGCATTGACATTATCGTTGAGACTTTTAATTGGTTAGGATGGCCATTGCTCATAATTGGCGATGGACCTGAGCGAGCTTATTTAGAGAAAAAAGCCTTAGACAATATTAAATTTTTAGGGTTTGTCAATGATGAATTACGAAAATTTTTCATGTCAAAGGCACAAGGAGTCATTGTGGCAGCGCTAGAAGATTATGGCTTAGTTCCCATTGAAGCAAACTTAAGTGGAACTCCTGTTATTGCTTATGGTGCTGGTGGCATTTTAGATACACAAATTCATGAATATACAGGTCTTCTATTTAAGCAACAAACCCCTGATGCTTTATATAAAGCACTTTGCCAAGCTGCATCCCATTCTTGGGATTATCAAAACATTAGAGAACATGCTCTAAGCAACTTTTCAGAAAAAGTATTTTTTGAAAAAATTATGAAAATTTTAGAGGCTCAAATGAATCTTAATGAAAAATTAAAATTGAATTTAAATCAAATAAAACTTGTTTAA
- a CDS encoding GumC family protein, with the protein MMTSKTDTNNYYSERDDFGYGQVFGMFWRRRYWFVVTFLIIFSASGWLALQRKPTYQSSIKILVEPNYQIDPNQREFSNLTENTLEVDYYTQLNLMRSSGLLQEAVERLQDDYPDLTISSIRNSLALERVEEDNEVTKLFQAEYIDDDPIKTQDVLAVMLEVYQEYNLEQQEQRLTQGLSFTNEQITITRENLREMEDNLKAFRQQNNLIAPEQTAQALSARLDAIEENQEQVRATYQGTLARYNILQGQVGRSTTEAINAARLSESTLYQRLLDQIQANREDLIEERTRFTDNNPTVQVLLEKEEELSKQLEAEKARLLTSNTGINPAEQLGGTELGLIGDLVLLEGELANLSAQQEQLSQAEDQLRSQLAQFPTLLEEHDRLQQEIEVQRATLQQLLTARQELGIELNRGGFNWEVVEAPLTGSPVGPTQQESLLLAGVAALFLSGIVVALRELLDNAIYSSEQLQQNALFPLLGVVPKWKPSSRHEFSLNLSLHSPNKFNPAIFQWQPFREALDVINQNIYLLSGSPRPKSITVTSALMKEGKSTLTIGLALSASRLHQRVLVIDSNFREPLLHEILELSNEQGLNDFLKGEVELPLIQRVTVVDSHIDVLTAGSGIDDPVKFLSSPRMKQLIKRYEQVYDLILVDVPAVLGIADAIPVAASTEATILVSRIAKINQMELQRAITLLGNFNLIGVIANGGEDQNSRAYSTPMLTSADLSTSFSESS; encoded by the coding sequence ATGATGACTTCAAAAACAGACACAAATAACTACTATTCAGAACGTGATGATTTTGGTTACGGTCAAGTCTTTGGAATGTTTTGGCGGAGACGTTACTGGTTTGTTGTTACATTTTTAATTATATTTTCTGCATCTGGATGGTTAGCATTGCAAAGAAAACCAACTTATCAAAGCAGTATCAAAATTTTAGTAGAACCCAACTATCAAATTGATCCCAATCAAAGAGAATTTTCTAATTTAACCGAAAATACTCTTGAAGTTGATTACTATACACAACTTAATTTGATGCGAAGTTCGGGATTATTACAAGAAGCAGTTGAACGTTTACAAGATGATTATCCTGATTTAACTATCTCTAGTATTCGCAATAGTTTAGCACTAGAACGAGTGGAAGAAGATAATGAGGTTACTAAGTTATTTCAAGCCGAATATATCGATGATGATCCCATAAAAACCCAAGACGTTTTGGCAGTAATGTTAGAAGTGTATCAAGAGTATAACTTAGAACAACAAGAGCAACGGTTAACGCAAGGGCTTAGTTTTACGAATGAGCAGATTACGATCACGCGAGAAAACTTAAGGGAAATGGAGGATAACTTAAAAGCATTTCGTCAACAAAATAACTTAATTGCTCCTGAACAAACAGCACAGGCTTTATCCGCTCGACTCGATGCAATTGAAGAAAATCAAGAACAAGTCAGAGCAACTTATCAAGGAACATTAGCTCGCTATAATATTCTCCAAGGACAGGTAGGACGTTCTACAACTGAGGCGATTAATGCAGCCCGTTTAAGTGAATCAACCCTTTATCAACGATTACTCGATCAAATTCAAGCCAATCGAGAAGACTTAATTGAAGAGCGTACTCGCTTTACTGATAATAATCCTACCGTGCAAGTCTTATTAGAAAAAGAAGAAGAACTCTCCAAACAGTTAGAAGCAGAAAAAGCAAGATTACTCACTTCTAACACAGGGATTAATCCTGCCGAACAACTTGGGGGAACTGAGTTAGGCTTAATTGGCGATCTAGTCTTACTAGAAGGAGAACTAGCTAACTTATCAGCTCAACAAGAACAGCTAAGCCAAGCAGAAGATCAGTTACGCTCGCAGTTAGCTCAATTTCCTACTCTATTGGAGGAGCATGACAGACTACAACAAGAAATAGAAGTGCAACGTGCCACGTTACAACAACTTTTAACGGCTCGACAAGAGCTAGGGATTGAACTTAACCGCGGTGGTTTTAATTGGGAGGTAGTAGAAGCGCCATTAACAGGAAGCCCCGTGGGACCAACGCAACAAGAAAGTTTATTATTAGCAGGGGTTGCTGCCTTATTTCTAAGTGGGATTGTAGTCGCTCTACGAGAACTCTTAGATAATGCCATTTATTCTTCAGAACAATTACAACAGAATGCTTTATTTCCTTTACTCGGCGTAGTTCCAAAGTGGAAGCCTTCTTCAAGGCATGAATTTTCTCTGAATTTATCTCTCCATTCCCCTAACAAATTTAATCCAGCCATTTTCCAATGGCAACCTTTTCGGGAGGCGTTAGATGTCATTAATCAAAACATTTATTTACTCAGTGGTTCCCCTCGACCAAAATCAATTACAGTCACTTCTGCTTTGATGAAAGAGGGAAAATCTACCTTAACCATTGGTTTAGCCCTAAGCGCATCACGCCTACATCAACGAGTTTTAGTCATTGATAGTAATTTCAGAGAACCATTACTCCATGAAATTCTAGAACTCTCCAATGAACAGGGCTTAAATGACTTTCTCAAGGGAGAAGTAGAGTTACCTCTTATTCAGAGAGTTACTGTTGTGGATTCTCATATTGATGTGTTGACGGCAGGATCTGGTATTGATGATCCGGTGAAGTTCTTGAGTTCTCCAAGAATGAAACAGTTGATTAAACGATATGAACAAGTTTATGACTTAATTTTAGTGGATGTTCCTGCAGTATTAGGAATTGCAGATGCGATTCCAGTAGCCGCGAGTACAGAAGCCACGATCTTAGTAAGTCGTATTGCCAAAATTAATCAAATGGAATTACAAAGAGCAATTACTCTTCTTGGAAATTTCAACTTAATTGGGGTGATTGCCAATGGTGGGGAAGATCAGAATTCTCGGGCTTATTCAACTCCTATGTTGACCAGTGCTGATTTATCCACCTCTTTTTCCGAATCTAGTTAA
- a CDS encoding glycosyltransferase family 4 protein, producing MKQPRILFLNHSAVLGGGELCLLDLAEAYQESSEVLLLSDGELTEKLCKIGIKVQVLPASESVLSIRATSNWKSLQAVSALWELAGKVSAIARSFQLIHANSQKAFIIAALARLRGSPPVIWHLRDILTADHFSWINCRVAVTLANYFACQVIVNSQATGKAFVELGGNSALVNVVYDGISPHRFQQPLNLDNLRNELGIGNAPLVGIFSRLSYWKGQHILLEALRKLTGVHVLMVGDALFGETEYVAKLKALSDLPELAGRVHWLGFRHDIPSLMQACDVIVNPSTAPEPFGRTIIEAQFAGTPIIAAANGGAIELIEDGYNGYLFPPGNVEALTRIIQTLLRDRALSSQIAKQGAIQAQQKFSLTQSLNNFNAVLEKVLT from the coding sequence ATGAAACAACCTCGTATTCTTTTTCTCAACCATTCTGCAGTATTAGGAGGGGGAGAACTGTGTTTATTGGATCTCGCTGAGGCTTATCAAGAATCTAGTGAGGTATTGCTTTTAAGTGACGGGGAATTAACCGAAAAATTATGTAAAATCGGCATCAAGGTTCAAGTCCTTCCGGCATCCGAGTCAGTTTTATCCATTCGGGCAACTTCTAATTGGAAGAGTTTGCAAGCTGTGTCGGCATTATGGGAGCTAGCAGGCAAAGTGAGCGCGATCGCGCGATCGTTCCAACTCATCCATGCTAATTCTCAAAAGGCATTTATCATTGCTGCCTTAGCAAGGCTCAGAGGTTCTCCTCCTGTTATTTGGCACTTACGTGATATTTTAACCGCTGACCACTTTAGTTGGATTAATTGTCGAGTGGCAGTCACTTTAGCCAATTATTTTGCCTGTCAAGTCATTGTCAACTCCCAAGCTACAGGGAAGGCTTTTGTCGAACTCGGTGGAAACTCAGCGTTAGTCAATGTGGTTTACGACGGAATTTCTCCTCATCGCTTTCAACAACCTCTAAACCTTGACAATTTAAGAAATGAACTTGGAATTGGCAATGCCCCTCTTGTGGGAATATTTAGTCGCTTATCTTATTGGAAAGGACAGCATATTTTATTAGAGGCTTTGCGAAAGCTAACTGGGGTTCATGTGTTGATGGTGGGGGACGCTTTATTTGGAGAAACAGAGTATGTGGCAAAACTCAAAGCACTCAGTGATTTACCTGAACTAGCTGGGCGAGTGCATTGGCTGGGATTTCGCCATGATATTCCCAGTTTAATGCAAGCGTGTGATGTAATTGTCAATCCTTCTACTGCGCCAGAACCCTTTGGCAGAACCATTATCGAAGCTCAATTCGCTGGAACACCAATTATTGCAGCGGCGAATGGGGGGGCAATAGAACTGATTGAGGATGGTTACAATGGCTATTTATTTCCTCCTGGGAATGTTGAAGCCCTAACCCGAATTATTCAAACCCTACTGCGCGATCGCGCTTTATCTTCCCAGATTGCTAAACAAGGAGCGATACAAGCACAACAAAAGTTTTCTTTAACGCAATCTCTGAACAATTTCAATGCTGTTTTAGAGAAAGTTTTAACTTAA